The following proteins are encoded in a genomic region of Diadema setosum chromosome 10, eeDiaSeto1, whole genome shotgun sequence:
- the LOC140233646 gene encoding coiled-coil domain-containing protein 178-like, protein MSEEAQGPAVKITVEDENQMETHTTSSIGKSEKPKAFITQPRTGSLISHSSENFSIGASTITGGRYQSTSLLPSKAAGSLLESSVSYGRPDSGEGDSGIDEEKESPRLTRREAEDIIYPLPEGWPRLQDKIFRRRALFFRKPMPPSIAKAVEQLQLLQDRIEAWSREVELEILSRRSSVISAAGGGPPQDVGLSPRQAGAKSTRFSAAEGKVRKQLRFATASGRTESQFSTATSIQSSPTPSIGAPKGKAPSMSSYDFMVQGVGGEVSEMDSLADLEEEPVPHLGAEEVIDEVVTLLGRLETDRGDTEALFQKEKVRVEWLQGKIDRISQKRLYELPRVVQQEHQACATDIAELKWHNAYRGRQKDRIQGQVENAEMLNERLHEDIAFVEKHCPLVEEKLELERGAMKRIDEAQEQTEQELNKTIEKLKRTENKSSEAHGKADKEREHIKKELESVRETLEEINHELEAAKVLHSTYTSQCSDLRTKIKNAEHEKTVLETREENSRKAEKIQTTKIKQVRDQIVEAEFDHRKQADNNYQLNNKTETLRKEHKELVTRLEKECKENLATLRHREQGCREMIMTIEDIESKIRHCKKQKVSDAKNMERIKREMAKVKTQLGVVDDEYQKIKVINVAVRNKLTGEEDKARAMEDSLQNTVDSLKKQLKEETHNRTVLQARIMADSTDLAKRQVEAKKKKAKVTAKALEVDEIVAKVLTETKKLRARRAEKQQAINKINQGMEDLKTEEEELRADHFKKKAELEPKLKHLLAEILNKQRRLDHMAYRTDLINKKLAEMAQSEGFMNRVIKNTSEEIQEMSADVEEMTIQLETGQKQQRELQVSLDEVTGRIGKRDTGHLEHMAARREVLEQHLAELRDALKQNKELAHEYRELQQHYFQIKEESVNLLERRTGLEASLKDHRQLNSLQIRLHHALAHYFFIRGLFNQNELARFEDMSAENENRIGELQQEMDAAIQTISLFLNEQVDGTATRMVTAAASTVLMEDIEKSGTAAESTGRPLVIGSAQAKATPVIPPIIRAPEAIKTN, encoded by the exons ATGAGTGAGGAAGCTCAAGGCCCGGCAGTGAAAATCACTGTGGAAGACGAGAACCAAATGGAGACCCACACGACTTCGTCCATTGGGAAGAGTGAGAAACCTAAGGCCTTCATCACTCAGCCAAGAACTGGTTCACTCATCAGTCACTCGTCTGAGAACTTCAGCATAGGGGCGTCGACCATCACAGGAGGGAGGTACCAGTCCACAAGTCTCCTGCCCAGTAAAGCAG CTGGGTCACTTCTAGAAAGTTCTGTCTCCTATGGGCGTCCGGACAGTGGAGAAGGTGATTCTGGAATTGACGAGGAGAAAGAAAGTCCACGGCTGACGAGAAGAGAGGCTGAAG ACATAATCTACCCCCTGCCCGAAGGATGGCCGCGCCTCCAAGACAAGATCTTTCGCAGGCGGGCGCTCTTCTTCCGCAAGCCCATGCCGCCGAGCATCGCCAAGGCGGTGGAGCAGCTGCAGCTCCTGCAGGACCGGATAGAGGCCTGGAGCCGCGAGGTGGAGCTGGAGATCCTCAGCAGGAGGTCATCGGTCATCTCTGCGGCCGGTGGTGGGCCACCACAGGATGTGGGCCTGTCGCCCCGTCAGGCTGGGGCGAAGAGCACTCGCTTTTCAGCAGCAGAGGGCAAAG TGAGGAAACAACTCCGGTTTGCTACCGCGTCAGGGAGAACAGAGAGCCAGTTTTCAACGGCCACATCCATCCAGTCCAGCCCCACGCCGTCCATAGGAGCTCCGAAGGGGAAAGCCCCCTCCATGTCCTCCTACGACTTCATGGTTCAGGGTGTTGGAGGGGAGGTATCAGAGA TGGACAGCCTAGCAGACCTTGAGGAGGAACCAGTCCCCCACCTGGGGGCAGAGGAGGTCATCGACGAGGTCGTGACCCTGCTGGGTCGCCTGGAGACGGACCGTGGAGACACGGAGGCATTGTTTCAGAAGGAAAAGGTGCGCGTGGAATGGCTGCAGGGCAAGATTGACCGCATCTCCCAGAAGCGCCTGTATGAATTGCCCCGGGTCGTTCAACAAG AGCATCAGGCGTGTGCAACCGATATTGCCGAGTTGAAGTGGCACAATGCCTATAGAGGGCGCCAGAAGGACCGCATCCAGGGCCAGGTGGAGAATGCGGAGATGCTGAATGAAAGACTGCATGAGGACATTGCATTTGTGGAGAAGCACTG TCCGCTCGTGGAGGAAAAGCTGGAACTTGAGAGGGGTGCGATGAAACGAATAGACGAGGCCCAGGAACAG ACTGAGCAAGAGCTGAATAAGACCATTGAGAAGCTGAAGCGCACAGAGAACAAGTCCTCAGAGGCCCATGGGAAGGCAGACAAGGAGCGTGAGCACATCAAGAAGGAGCTAGAGTCAGTGAGGGAGACTTTGGAAGAGATCAA TCATGAGCTGGAAGCAGCCAAGGTTCTCCATTCAACATACACAAGTCAGTGTTCAGACCTCCGGACCAAGATCAAGAATGCTGAGCATGAGAAAACTGTACTTG AGACCAGAGAGGAGAATTCGAGAAAGGCGGAGAAGATTCAGACCACCAAGATAAAGCAGGTCCGCGATCAGATTGTGGAGGCGGAATTTGATCACCGGAAGCAGGCGGACAACAACTACCAACTGAACAACAAGACTGAGACACTG AGGAAAGAGCACAAGGAGCTAGTGACCCGCCTGGAGAAGGAATGCAAGGAGAACCTTGCCACGCTGCGGCACCGAGAGCAAGGCTGCCGGGAGATGATCATGACCATTGAGGACATCGAGTCCAAGATCCGCCACTG CAAGAAGCAGAAGGTGTCCGATGCGAAGAACATGGAGCGCATCAAGCGGGAGATGGCCAAGGTGAAGACCCAGCTGGGTGTGGTGGACGACGAGTACCAGAAGATCAAGGTCATCAACGTGGCCGTGAGGAACAAACTGACCGGCGAGGAGGACAAGGCTCGGGCCATGGAGGATTCCCTGCAG AACACAGTGGACAGCCTGAAGAAACAGCTGAAGGAGGAGACACACAACCGCACCGTGCTGCAGGCGCGCATCATGGCGGACTCCACGGACCTGGCCAAGCGGCAGGTGGAggccaagaagaagaaggccaagGTGACGGCCAAGGCACTGGAGGTGGACGAGATCGTGGCCAAGGTGCTGACCGAGACCAAGAAGCTCCGGGCTCGGAGAGCTGAGAAGCAACAG GCCATCAACAAAATCAATCAAGGTATGGAAGATCTGAAGACAGAAGAGGAAGAGCTCAGAGCAGATCATTTTAAGAAGAAAGCTGAACTAGAGCCCAAGCTTAAACATCTATTG GCGGAGATCTTGAACAAGCAGCGTCGGCTGGACCACATGGCTTACAGGACGGATCTCATCAACAAGAAGCTGGCAGAGATGGCTCAGTCTGAAGGCTTCATGAACAGGGTCATCAAGAACACCTCTGAAGAGATCCAAGAGATGAG TGCCGATGTTGAGGAGATGACCATACAGCTCGAGACTGGTCAGAAACAGCAACGCGAGCTCCAGGTCTCTCTGGACGAAGTGACCGGGAGGATTGGTAAGCGGGACACTGGACATCTGGAGCACATGGCTGCCAGGAGGGAAGTGCTGGAGCAACACTTG GCCGAACTCCGCGATGCGCTGAAGCAGAACAAGGAGCTGGCCCACGAGTACCGGGAGCTGCAGCAGCACTACTTCCAGATCAAGGAGGAGAGCGTGAACCTGCTGGAGAGGCGGACGGGCCTGGAGGCCAGTCTCAAGGACCACAGACAG CTGAACAGTCTGCAAATCCGTCTCCACCACGCCCTCGCCCACTACTTCTTCATTCGAGGTCTGTTCAACCAGAACGAGCTGGCGCGCTTCGAAGACATGTCGGCCGAGAACGAGAATCGAATCGGGGAGCTGCAGCAGGAAATGGATGCAGCCATCCAGACCATAAGTCTCTTCCTCAATGAGCAG GTCGATGGGACAGCCACTCGGATGGTGACAGCTGCAGCCAGCACAGTCCTTATGGAGGACATTGAGAAGAGTGGCACGGCAGCAGAGAGCACCGGTCGGCCGTTGGTCATCGGGAGCGCCCAGGCCAAGGCTACTCCGGTGATTCCTCCAATCATCAGGGCCCCTGAGGCCATCAAGACCAACTGA